The following DNA comes from Verrucomicrobiota bacterium.
CAGTTTTCAGACGCCCATCGCTGTGTAATAATTTGTATAGGTTTCTTACAGCTATCAATATCTGCGTCTGGTTGGTTACGCTTCGCTGCCTGCCACGTTCAGACTTCTCGTAGTAGAGATCCTGTTGAAAGAACTGAAGGTGATCAGCCGTCACTTTCAACACATCAGCTATACTATTGCGTTCCAAGAACTTGCCAAACCTCTTTAAGTAGTTGTTCTGTGCCTTAATGGACTGAGGCGAGAAGTTGAGCACTTCACAATGACTAGCATAAATTCCGATTGCCTCATCGATATTCATTTTCTGGGATGAGTTTTGCTTAGCGTTTGTTTTAGATCATTAATAGACAAGTGTGTATAGACTTGCGTGCTTGTAATGGACTTATGCCCAAGTTGCTTTTGAACATGATGAACAGACGCCCCTGAATTGAGCATATGGGTAGCACAAGCATGTCTGAAAGCATGAGGAGAGACGGTCTTACTCAAAGCCTGCTTAGCAATGTCCCTGATACATCTAGCTAAAGCATCCGTTGTAAGAGGCAAATGATCAAATCTACTGGAGAGCCAGAGAGCATATTGTGTTGGCTGCTTACTACACCAATTCTTTCGAGTCATATTGATGTATCGACTCAAGTATTTAACGGCAACTTCTCCAATCGGAGTAATTCTGTCCTTGGCTCCTTTTCCTTGAACGACAATCAATAGTCCTTGATCTAAATCAACATGATCAATTTTAAGGTTAGCCAGTTCTTTTAGTCGAAGGCCGGATGAGTAGATAACTTCTAGCAGTGCTCTATCTCGAATACCTTTAGCCGATGAGAGGTCCGGACATTGAAGAATTTGTTCTACCTCTGATATAGTCAACACATTCTTGGGTAATGACTCTACAGCTTTAGGCGTCTGAAATGCAGAAGCCAGGTCAGTAGAAATAATTCCTTTCTCATATAAAAAGGATAACAAGCCCTTCACATAATAGATTTGATTCTTCTGTGTAGCTCGTGAATAACCGCAAAGAGTCATATAATGCTGATACTTCTTGATGGTCGCTTGATTTATCTGCTTCCAGCTATTAATGCTCTGCTCAGATAGATATTTTACAAAGTATCCAAGGCAATAGGTCATGTTGCTTAAAGTTGATTGAGGCGTATTCAAAACTCTTCTGTGCTCCACAAACCTATATATGCCTTCGCTCAGGCCCTCGAAGCGGTAGCTGTTCTCTTTTTTTTAGTTGAGGGGCAACGACTTACGCTGTTTTTAACTTCGGGATTCTGAGCCAACGAAGTACCCTCGAAGTAACCTATCTTCAACGAAGCTGCTGCCTTTTTGATCTCCTCTATTGGTCTTAGCCAAGGGACTGAATGAGAGACCGTTTTACCAATGAGCTTATAGCTGTAGAGTTGGCCTTGTTTGCCGTGAAGTCTAATCAGATACTCTAAATCTGTTAGCTGTTTGATATGCGTTCTGAGCTGATATTCTGACCAGCCAAGTTCCTCACGTAGCTCTCTACGAGTAAATCTGATGTTATCTTGAGTGGTTTCTTTCTCCTTAGCCTGATTAGCTACATAGTCCGTTATGTATTGCAGCAGCACTTTACTAGGACCAGACAATTCATCAACTTGGAAGATCCGAGCAGCAAGGCGATTAGCTAGTTCAATATCAGCTAGAGTTGTTTCGATATACTCACCGATCTCGGGATGACTTTTCTTTTGTCTTTGGAACTGATGAAGAAAGGTAATGGCCAGGTTAAGGTTGAGGTATTTGGGGTTATCACGGCGAAGCGATAGCTTGTCTTGTGGAATCTCTAACAATGGCTCATATGGATTGACTACCTTTATGGGTTGGAGAAGTCTCTGGAATGCGTGTTGTCGATCAATCACAACCTTTTTCTTCTGTTTGAATAGATAGCCATCGAGGGTATGACTGTTGCGCTGAGCCTCTAGTATGGCCTTGGTTTGTTCGGCAGATTCATCAATGTTCAGAATAATAAACCTGCTTCTCGTCTCTGCATCACTTTCCGGTTTGGTAGTGGTTTGAAAGACTGCTGTTTGGGCCTCTACGATGTTGGTCTGAGTTTCTAGATTGCCATTGAGTGGGTTTTTGACAGTCGTTTCAATGGCCAGACGTTTAGCAGAGATAAGATTACGAAGGGCATATGATGCGTTCATAGCCCCAGCTTCCTCTTCCAATGCTAGAACCTTGCCTTTAAGCGTATCTTTACCTTTGTAAAACAGGGCTTTTTCGCTAAGAGTCGTTAGGCTGATCAAATCCTCGTCAGGACAGAGAGATAGAATGGTGTTTTGTAAATGACTCTTGCCCGCTCCACTGCCTGATAAAACAAGCAACGCTAAGGGATCGTCCATTTTACGGGATGTCATAGCCAGATAAGCCACCAGCTTGTTTTCCTCTTCTCCTACAAAGCCAAGCTTAGCAATGTCAGCAAGTATCTTATCTAGCAGATTAGGAGACCTAGCAAATGAAGCTGCGGCCTTTGCTTCTGCTTTAGATAGAACGGGCGTCTCTGGCAGTTGATCGGATAACTGCTGATTTACATAGCTCTCGACTATTTCCATGAGATTGATGACATCTGACTCGATGACCTCGGCAGATTCCGAAAAAAGACGGGCTGTTTCACCAATAAAGGTTTTACGGGATCGGGATAGATAGAAATCGATCGTATCGATATGAAGGCGTTTAGTCTCATCATTGACGGCTTTAACCGTGGATCTCAAACGCCCAGGACTTGGCTTTTCAATGGCTCTTAGCTGATAGGTTCTTTTTGCAAATGAAACATTAATGCCATCCCCTAGCTGTTCCACTGCTGGTTTCATTTACTAACCTGCTCCAGCCTACGCAGCAATTTCTGAAGCTTTTCAGTTTGTTTACTGTGCTGATTCTCGTGCTCTATGAGCCAGTCAACCAACTTATCAGAAATCTCATTGACCTTATCTTGTGGGCTTTTGGGCTTCTTCTTCATAGCTTGTCCCGTTGCTTGGTTAAGTCTAAGACGATCTGCTTGAGCCTTTGGGCTTGTTGTTCTTCTATCTG
Coding sequences within:
- a CDS encoding tyrosine-type recombinase/integrase, giving the protein MEHRRVLNTPQSTLSNMTYCLGYFVKYLSEQSINSWKQINQATIKKYQHYMTLCGYSRATQKNQIYYVKGLLSFLYEKGIISTDLASAFQTPKAVESLPKNVLTISEVEQILQCPDLSSAKGIRDRALLEVIYSSGLRLKELANLKIDHVDLDQGLLIVVQGKGAKDRITPIGEVAVKYLSRYINMTRKNWCSKQPTQYALWLSSRFDHLPLTTDALARCIRDIAKQALSKTVSPHAFRHACATHMLNSGASVHHVQKQLGHKSITSTQVYTHLSINDLKQTLSKTHPRK